Proteins encoded by one window of Bacillota bacterium:
- a CDS encoding ATP-NAD kinase translates to FGRGNQQLSAKVIQKVGKKNIRIIATKNKIVSLRGQPLLVDTGDDEVNAEFNDYMRVVTSYNEEMMYKVQGL, encoded by the coding sequence TTTTGGTCGAGGTAATCAGCAGCTCAGCGCTAAGGTGATACAAAAAGTAGGAAAGAAGAATATCAGGATCATTGCCACCAAGAACAAAATCGTCTCCCTAAGAGGGCAACCGTTATTAGTGGATACCGGCGACGATGAAGTAAATGCAGAGTTCAACGACTATATGCGGGTTGTTACCAGCTATAACGAAGAAATGATGTATAAAGTCCAAGGATTATAG